The following coding sequences lie in one Zingiber officinale cultivar Zhangliang chromosome 2B, Zo_v1.1, whole genome shotgun sequence genomic window:
- the LOC122046458 gene encoding cytochrome P450 71A1-like — protein sequence MTLSFLSFLIRSVGGAMLHTSTMLFQFFLPSHLLLVLPFLFLLVHFLRLTQSRKSPTHLLPPSPRTLPVIGNLHQLTGSLPHRILQELSTKYGPVMLLHLGSVPTVIVSSPPAAEEVLKSRDVAFASRPHTTVTHRLFFGNQDLIFSKYGEQWRQLRRIATVHLLSHTRVLSFSPARQAEVALLVADIRSAAAASRPVNVSDVIIEFTSNFTCRVALGRTYSEEKGKGSKVNKLFEEITALLVAFPLRDHIPWLGWLDRLNGFDYKVKKVALEFDTFIEQVIQDHIKMRNSNERTHNNEDLVDILLSLGDVDSSVSLSQENIKGLIFDMFGAGTDTTFATIEWVMTELIRHPNAMRRVQEEIRGVVGAEAKEEIIGEEKLEEIKYLRAVIMEALRLHPIVPLLLPREASVDTQLQGYHIPKGTRVLVNAWALGRDPKLWDKADQFCPERFLNTSAFDFKGKDFRYLPFGAGRRGCPGIGMAEVTLELVLATLLLHFDWELPDGMRAEELDADERHGIVIQRKSKLVLVAKPCRH from the exons ATGACTCTGTCGTTCCTCTCCTTCCTCATCCGATCCGTGGGAGGTGCTATGCTTCATACTTCCACTATGCTGTTCCAATTCTTTCTCCCCTCTCATCTCCTCCTCGTCCtccccttcctcttcctcctcgtcCACTTCCTCCGCCTGACACAATCCAGGAAGTCACCCACCCATCTCCTACCCCCATCTCCACGCACCCTACCGGTCATTGGCAACCTCCACCAGCTCACAGGCTCCCTCCCCCACCGCATCCTCCAAGAACTCTCCACCAAGTACGGTCCCGTCATGCTCCTCCACCTCGGCAGCGTCCCCACCGTCATCGTCTCCTCGCCGCCCGCCGCTGAAGAGGTGTTGAAGTCCCGCGACGTCGCCTTCGCCAGCCGCCCCCACACCACCGTGACCCACCGCCTTTTCTTCGGCAACCAGGACCTGATCTTCAGCAAGTACGGCGAGCAGTGGCGCCAACTCCGGCGCATCGCCACCGTCCACCTACTCAGCCACACACGAGTTCTCTCCTTTAGCCCGGCTAGGCAAGCAGAGGTCGCCCTTCTTGTTGCCGACATccgctccgccgccgccgcctcccgcCCGGTCAACGTCAGCGACGTCATCATCGAGTTCACCAGCAACTTTACCTGCAGAGTGGCGTTAGGGCGGACGTACAGCGAGGAAAAGGGCAAAGGGAGCAAAGTGAACAAGCTATTTGAGGAGATCACAGCGCTGTTGGTCGCGTTCCCGTTGCGAGACCACATTCCATGGCTGGGTTGGCTCGATCGACTCAACGGATTCGATTACAAGGTCAAAAAGGTCGCTCTCGAGTTCGACACCTTCATCGAGCAAGTCATTCAAGACCACATTAAGATGAGAAATAGCAACGAACGCACTCATAACAATGAAGATTTGGTTGATATTTTGCTTTCTCTGGGGGATGTCGATAGCTCAGTTTCTCTCAGCCAAGAGAACATTAAGGGCCTCATCTTC GACATGTTTGGTGCAGGCACAGATACAACATTCGCGACCATAGAATGGGTCATGACGGAGCTCATACGCCATCCAAATGCGATGCGCAGAGTGCAAGAGGAGATTCGAGGAGTCGTCGGAGCtgaagccaaagaagagataatTGGGGAGGAGAAATTGGAAGAGATAAAGTATCTTAGGGCAGTGATCATGGAGGCTCTGAGGCTGCACCCTATTGTACCATTACTGCTTCCGCGAGAGGCGTCGGTGGATACGCAGCTGCAGGGCTATCACATTCCCAAGGGCACCAGGGTGTTGGTCAATGCATGGGCCTTAGGTAGGGATCCCAAGCTGTGGGATAAGGCTGACCAGTTTTGTCCAGAGAGGTTCTTGAACACTAGTGCTTTTGATTTCAAGGGAAAAGACTTCCGGTACTTGCCGTTCGGCGCTGGCCGGAGAGGGTGCCCTGGCATTGGAATGGCTGAGGTCACCCTGGAGCTTGTCTTGGCCACCTTACTGCTTCATTTCGACTGGGAGTTACCTGATGGGATGAGGGCAGAGGAGCTGGATGCGGATGAAAGGCATGGAATTGTGATTCAGAGGAAATCAAAACTTGTTCTTGTGGCAAAGCCTTGTCGACACTAG